ACCAGTACAGCAAGCCGTGATTGGCGTCAGCATCATCCTGGGCTTGCTCGTCGGGTCATTTCTCAACGTGGTCGTGCACCGGGTACCGAGGGGCGAGTCGGTGGTCAGCCCGCCGAGCGCCTGCCCGGCATGCGGCCGCCAGATCCGCCCCCGCGACAACGTCCCAGTGCTGAGCTGGCTGCTGTTGCGCGGCCGGTGCCGCGACTGCGGCAGCCCGATCAGCGCCCGGTACCCCCTCGTCGAGGCCGGCACCGCGGCGCTGTTCGGCGCCACCGCCGCGTGGATCGGCTGGCAGTGGCACCTGCCTGCGTTCCTCTACCTCGCCGCCGTCTCCATCGCCCTGGCGCTCATCGACCTCGACGTCCAGCGGCTGCCCGACTCCATCGTCCTGCCGTCCTACCTCGTCGGCGGCGTCCTGCTCGCCGGCGCCAGCCTGCTCGACGGCGACCCCGGCCAGATCCTGCGCGCCGCCATCGGCATGGCCGCCCTCTACGCCCTGTACTTCGTCCTCGCCCTCGTCTACCCCGGCGGGATGGGGTTCGGCGACGTCAAGCTCGCCGGCGTCCTGGGGATGTACCTCGCCTGGCTCGGCTGGGCCGAACTCGTCGTCGGCGCCTTCCTCGCGTTCCTCCTCGGCGGCGTCGTCGGAGGTGCGCTGATGGCCGTAAACCGGGCCGGGCGCAAGACTCGTATCCCGTTCGGGCCGTTCATGCTGCTCGGCGCCTACCTCGGGATGGTCCTCGGTCGCCCGGTCGCCGACTGGTACCTGAACCTCGTCGGTCTGTGACCGAAGCCGTAGCCCGATCGGGTGTACGGCCGCTCCCCGCCGAACGACTCGGTGCGTTCTGCTCAAGCCCGCCCGCCCGCCGCCCGACACCACATCCGACCTGACTCGTGCCACTTTTCCGGGATCTGGCGGGTGCGGGGGATCGCTGCTGGTCAGAGGGTTGAGTAGGGGGGCTGCGACACACTAATCGGTGGGTAGTGTCGCCGGGTGGTGTTCGTTCGGAAGGTGCGGACGGGGTCGGGGGCGACGGCGGTGCAGATCGCTTAGCGGGCGGGCGTGACCGGGTGCTGGAGCACGTGGGGTCGGCGCGCACGGCGCAGGAGCTGACGGCGCTGCTGGAGGTCGCCCGCCGCAAGATCCGCCCGGGTCAGGGCGAACTGGACCTCAGCGGTGGGTCGGTGCCCGCTGGTCAGGCGGTCATCACCAGCCGGTCCAGTGCCCTGCTGTGGCACGTCCTGGTCAGCACGTACGCGCGGTTGGGGTTCGACGCGCTCGGGGACGAGGCGTTCAAGCAGCTGGTGCTGGCCCGGCTGGTCGAGCCGACCAGCAAGGCCGACTCTGTGCGTGTCCTGGACGAGCTGGGGGTCGCTCACGCCTCGCTGCGCACGATGTTCCGGTCGCTGGCCCGCTGCCAGGAGCGTGGGTACCGGGACCAGATCGCCAGGGCGTGCTTCGAGCACGCCAGTGTCCACGGTGATCTGTCGCTGGTGCTGTACGACGTCACCACCTTGTACTTCGAGGCTGAGAAGGAGGACGACCTGCGGCGGGTCGGGTACTCCAATTACGCCGCGGTCCCGGTTATGCCGAGGTGGTCGTGGGTGTGGTGGTGTTCGTGCTGGTCAGCGGCCTGGGACGGGAGGACCACGCGGCATAAGACTCGCAGGTTGTGCGGGGGTGTGCCTGTCTGGTGGTGCTCAGTTCGAGCCCATCCAGAGGAGGACACTCATGGATCCGATCAGTACACCTTCGGCCGGGGACGGCGTGGCGTCGGTGAGCGCTGTGCTTGTCGAGTACGGCACCTGGCTGGACCGCCAGCGCGGTCTGGCGCCGATCACTGTCAACAACTACTGCTGGAACGTGGAGCAGTTCCTCGCGGCACTGCCTGGTCCGGCGCAGGTCTCGATGGGCTTGGTGGACGCGGGGACGGTGACTGGGTTCATGGTGGAGTACTGCCGGGATCGCAACACGAACTCTGCGAAGACGATGGCGAGGTCGTTGCGTTCCTTCTTGCGGTTCGCTCATGCGACAGGGCGTACGTCGGCTGAGTTGTGGGGAGCGGTTCCGGCCCCTTCGGCCTGGCATCTGACGTCGTTGCCGAAGGCGGTGCCAGCGGCCGACATTGAGCAGTTGTTGCGAGTCGCCGGCCTCTCGCGGTACGCGGCCACGGGCCTGCGAGACTATGCGATCTTGTTGCTGCTGGCCCGGCTCGGGTTGCGGCGCGGCGAGGTCGCGGGCCTTCGTCTGGATGACGTCGACTGGCGTGTTGGCGAGCTCACCGTCTCGGGCAAGGGTAACCGGATCGAGCGACTTCCCCTGCCGGTCGAGCCAGGAGAAGCGGTCGCCGCCTGGCTCCGTGACGGGCGGCCCCAATGCCAGACACGGTCGCTGTTCACGACGTTGCAGCCACCGGGTCTGCCGCTGAGCTCTGGGGCGATCGGGCATGTCGTGCGAAGCGCATGCCGAACCGCTGGGATCACCCAGATCGGTGCGCACCGGCTGCGTCACACGTTGGCTACGGCCTTGCTGCGGGCCGGGGCGTCGCTGCCGGAGGTCGGAGAGGTGCTGCGGCACCGCAGTGTGATGTCGACGGCGATCTACGCCAAGGTCGACGAGGTGGCGTTGCGGCCGCTGGCCCGTCCCTGGGCCGGCACTTCACTCGCGGCTGCAGACACCGCTGACACTGCACGCGGCCTGGCCCGCTCTTGGCCAGGGGGCCTGTCGTGAGCACGCTGCGCGAGGACGTCACCGCCTACCTGGTGACGCGTAGAACGATGGGTTTCAAGGTGGAGGGCCTGACCAAGCTGCTGGCGAACTTCGTGGGGTTCTGCGAAGCGCGTGGAGCCAGCCGGGTCCAGACCGATCTCGCGTTGGAGTGGGCCCTCACCCCGATCAAGGTCGCGGTCAGCGATGCGTTGTTCGCCCGCAGGATGGACGCCGTGCGCGTCTTCGCCCGTTTCCAGCACGCACTGGACCCAGACACGCAGATCCCTCCCGAGACGCTCTGCAACCGGCGTTACCAGGCCAGGGAACCGAACGTGTTCAGCGACGTCGAGATCGTGGCGCTCCTGAACGCCACAGACACCTTGACCCCGCGATTCAGGTCTGCGACATGGCGCACGCTGATCGGGTTGCTGGCCGCCACCGGGATGCGCCCCGGTGAAGCATGCCGTCTGACGGTGGACGACCTCGACCTGGCTAACGGCGTGATCCAAGTGCTGGAAACGAAGTTCGGCAAGTCCCGGCTGGTGTTCATCCACCCGACCACCGCCGTCGTCGTGGGCGAGTATTTGGAGATTCGTCGCGACTGGGTCGGGACCAAGGCACGTGACTGCCCCGCCGTCTTCGTCAACAGCCGGCGCACGGCGCTGCGTCCTGACACGTTGGGCGTCACCTTCAACAAGATCCTCACCGCGGCCGGTATCACCGCCCTGCCCGGGCGTCGGCCGCCACGACTCCACGACCTACGGCACACCTTCGCGGTCACCACGATGCTCGCCTGGTACCGCGACGGTCACGACGTCCAAACACGCCTGCCGCTGCTGTCGACCTGGCTAGGACACGTCGATCCTGCCTCGACCTACTGGTACCTGCACGCCGTACCCGAGCTGCTCGCCCACGCCGCCCAACGGCTCGAGACCCACGCCGCCATCCCCGCTGTCATCGACACCGAGACCGACGGGACGCCATCATGAGCG
This DNA window, taken from Kineosporiaceae bacterium SCSIO 59966, encodes the following:
- a CDS encoding prepilin peptidase — protein: MIGVSIILGLLVGSFLNVVVHRVPRGESVVSPPSACPACGRQIRPRDNVPVLSWLLLRGRCRDCGSPISARYPLVEAGTAALFGATAAWIGWQWHLPAFLYLAAVSIALALIDLDVQRLPDSIVLPSYLVGGVLLAGASLLDGDPGQILRAAIGMAALYALYFVLALVYPGGMGFGDVKLAGVLGMYLAWLGWAELVVGAFLAFLLGGVVGGALMAVNRAGRKTRIPFGPFMLLGAYLGMVLGRPVADWYLNLVGL
- a CDS encoding tyrosine-type recombinase/integrase, translating into MDPISTPSAGDGVASVSAVLVEYGTWLDRQRGLAPITVNNYCWNVEQFLAALPGPAQVSMGLVDAGTVTGFMVEYCRDRNTNSAKTMARSLRSFLRFAHATGRTSAELWGAVPAPSAWHLTSLPKAVPAADIEQLLRVAGLSRYAATGLRDYAILLLLARLGLRRGEVAGLRLDDVDWRVGELTVSGKGNRIERLPLPVEPGEAVAAWLRDGRPQCQTRSLFTTLQPPGLPLSSGAIGHVVRSACRTAGITQIGAHRLRHTLATALLRAGASLPEVGEVLRHRSVMSTAIYAKVDEVALRPLARPWAGTSLAAADTADTARGLARSWPGGLS
- a CDS encoding tyrosine-type recombinase/integrase, with the protein product MGFKVEGLTKLLANFVGFCEARGASRVQTDLALEWALTPIKVAVSDALFARRMDAVRVFARFQHALDPDTQIPPETLCNRRYQAREPNVFSDVEIVALLNATDTLTPRFRSATWRTLIGLLAATGMRPGEACRLTVDDLDLANGVIQVLETKFGKSRLVFIHPTTAVVVGEYLEIRRDWVGTKARDCPAVFVNSRRTALRPDTLGVTFNKILTAAGITALPGRRPPRLHDLRHTFAVTTMLAWYRDGHDVQTRLPLLSTWLGHVDPASTYWYLHAVPELLAHAAQRLETHAAIPAVIDTETDGTPS